From one Humulus lupulus chromosome 8, drHumLupu1.1, whole genome shotgun sequence genomic stretch:
- the LOC133797290 gene encoding ATP-dependent DNA helicase Q-like 3, with translation MKKSPLPLQSSSSRSNGNNIYGKEALVKLLRWHFGYADFRGKQLDAIQAILSGRDCFCLMPTGGGKSMCYQIPALAKKAGIVLVVCPLIALMENQVAALKEKGIAAEYLSSTQTSAVKNKIHEEINSGRPSLRLLYVTPELIATSGFMSKLTKICARGLLNLIAIDEAHCISSWGHDFRPSYRKLSSLRSHFPSVPILALTATAAPKVQKDVIESLCLQDPLVLKSSFNRPNIYYEVRYKDLLDDAYADLSNLLKSEGDVCAIVYCLERTACDDLSAHLSKFGISSAAYHAGLNDKLRSSVLEDWISSKIQVVVATVAFGMGIDRKDVRIVCHFNIPKSMEAFYQESGRAGRDQLLSKSLLYYGIDDRKRMEFILRNAEGKKLKASNAQEGLSKKSLTDFHQMVEYCESSGCRRKKILESFGEQVTASLCKKSCDGCKHPNLVAKYLEELTTTSVLRNKGGSSRIFMSSSSTVNDGGNFSEFWNRDDEASSSEEAISDSDDGIEVINRLGQSKLSTKSGFKEKIDFLQRAEEKYYESKHEQGNKQNKNAISDTLRESSRQRLLNAFKQAQQRLGNIKHQVEISATFLENECYKKYGKTGKSFYYSQVASTVRWLSITTSVELNDRLGAIASSPSQPETSAATSPTPDQGHREHTTEDKSSVVSETPTCASPIECSSPSAKLPAIPSFSEFINSKVNKQLRPSPSGVENNSEKRMKLH, from the exons ATGAAGAAGTCTCCGTTGCCATTGCAGAGCTCATCTAGTCGGAGCAACGGGAACAATATTTACGGCAAAGAAGCTCTGGTGAAGCTATTGCGCTGGCATTTCGGGTATGCGGATTTCAGAGGCAAGCAATTGGATGCAATTCAAGCTATTTTGTCAG GGAGAGATTGCTTCTGTCTGATGCCAACTGGAGGGGGGAAATCCATGTGTTACCAAATCCCTGCTCTGGCAAAGAAGGCCGGAATTGTGCTTGTTGTTTGTCCCTTAATAG CATTGATG GAAAATCAAGTGGCTGCATTGAAAGAGAAAGGAATTGCTGCTGAATATTTGTCATCAACCCAGACGTCAGCTGTTAAAAATAAG ATTCACGAAGAAATTAATTCTGGAAGGCCATCTTTAAGGCTATTGTATGTTACCCCAGAACTGATTGCAACATCAGGATTTATGTCAAAGCTGACAAAGATTTGTGCAAGAGGACTACTGAATCTCATAGCCATAGATGAG GCCCATTGCATTTCTTCTTGGGGACATGACTTCAG GCCTAGCTACCGGAAGCTTTCATCTCTGAGAAGCCACTTTCCAAGTGTACCTATTCTAGCTTTGACAGCTACAGCTGCTCCAAA AGTTCAGAAAGATGTTATTGAGTCCTTGTGCTTGCAAGACCCATTAGTCCTCAAGTCTTCTTTTAATCGCCCTAATATATACTATGAAG TTCGATACAAGGACCTTTTGGATGATGCCTATGCTGATTTGTCTAATCTACTCAAATCTGAAGGAGATGTTTGTGCTATTGTTTACTGCCTTGAACGTACGGCATGTGACGACTTATCTGCTCATCTATCAAAATTTGGCATTTCTTCTGCTG cGTACCATGCAGGGTTGAATGATAAACTGCGTAGTTCTGTTCTAGAAGATTGGATTTCTTCTAAGATACAAGTTGTTGTTGCCACAGTGGCTTTTGG GATG GGTATAGATAGAAAGGATGTCAGAATAGTTTGCCATTTTAACATTCCTAAGTCAATGGAAGCCTTCTATCAAGAGTCAGGTAGAGCTGGTCGTGATCAATTACTATCCAAAAGTTTGTTGTACTACGGAATTGATGATCGCAAAAGAATG gaatttATTCTAAGGAATGCAGAGGGTAAGAAGTTAAAGGCTTCCAATGCACAGGAAGGCTTGTCAAAAAAGTCCCTGACGGACTTCCATCAG ATGGTAGAGTATTGTGAAAGTTCTGGATGCCGCAGGAAAAAAATTCTTGAAAGTTTTGGTGAACAG GTAACTGCATCATTGTGTAAGAAGTCGTGTGATGGCTGCAAACATCCAAATCTAGTTGCAAAGTATTTGGAGGAGCTTACAACCACTAGTGTTCTTAGGAACAAAGGTGGTTCCTCTCGAATTTTTATGAGCAG CTCTTCCACTGTAAATGATGGAGGAAATTTTTCTGAATTCTGGAATCGTGATGATGAAGCAAGCAGTTCTGAGGAAGCCATATCTGATTCTGATG ATGGCATTGAGGTTATTAACAGATTAGGCCAgtcaaagttgtcaacaaaatctGGATTTAAGGAGAAGATTGATTTCTTGCAACGTGCAGAAGAAAAATATTATGAGAGCAAACATGAGCAG GGCAATAAACAAAACAAGAATGCTATATCCGACACCCTGAGAGAATCAAGCAGGCAAAGATTACTAAACGCTTTCAAGCAAGCTCAGCAGCGGCTTGGCAACATAAA GCATCAAGTGGAAATATCAGCCACTTTTCTTGAAAACGAGTGTTACAAGAAATACGGGAAAACCGGTAAATCATTCTATTATTCACAAGTGGCAAGTACCGTGAGGTGGCTATCAATCACAACTTCAGTTGAGTTAAATGATCGGCTTGGTGCCATTGCCAGCTCTCCATCACAACCAGAAACTTCAGCTGCAACTTCTCCTACTCCTGATCAGGGTCATCGAGAACACACCACTGAAGATAAATCTAGTGTTGTATCTGAAACTCCTACATGTGCTTCGCCAATAGAATGCTCTTCTCCTAGTGCAAAACTGCCAGCAATCCCATCATTTTCAGAGTTCATCAACAGTAAGGTAAACAAGCAACTGAGGCCATCTCCCAGTGGAGTTGAGAATAATTCAGAGAAGAGGATGAAATTGCACTAG
- the LOC133797288 gene encoding protein STRICTOSIDINE SYNTHASE-LIKE 4-like: protein MALLTSKQAVQAFSGFLLACLLAFICEVVFFSPISPDSLEFPSTTSLSSTFPPNNKLQGVTKLGEGFLEDPEDVAVDKEGIIYTATRDGWIKRLHKNGSWENWKMLGGPNLLGIITTKEGDIVVCDTEKGLLKVGENGVSVVTSHVNGSKIRFADDVIEASDGSLYFSVASTEFGIHNWYLDVLEAKPHGQLLKYDPSSGKTSVILDDLGFANGVALSKDQDYLVICETWKFRCLKYWLKGENKGKTDIFIKDLPGGPDNINLAPDGSFWIALLHLSTEGLEFLHKSKTLKKFIATFPKLVEQVKGLERKATVVNVAADGKITKKLDDCDGKVMKFVTTAIEFEDHLYLGSLSSNFIGKFPLKIA from the exons ATGGCTCTGCTAACCTCAAAACAAGCTGTCCAGGCATTTTCAGGCTTTCTGTTGGCTTGTTTGCTTGCTTTTATTTGTGAGGTTGTTTTCTTCTCACCAATATCCCCCGACTCACTTGAATTTCCTTCAACAACATCTTTGTCTTCCACTTTTCCACCAAATAACAAATTACAG GGAGTGACTAAACTTGGAGAGGGATTTCTCGAGGACCCGGAAGATGTTGCTGTGGATAAAGAAGGCATAATTTATACAGCTACAAGAGATGGTTGGATAAAAAGATTGCACAAGAATGGCTCCTGGGAGAACTGGAAGATGTTAGGTGGCCCAAATCTTCTGGGAATTATTACAACAAAAGAAGGTGATATTGTTGTATGTGATACAGAAAAG GGTTTGCTTAAGGTTGGTGAAAATGGCGTATCAGTAGTCACTTCACATGTTAACGGGTCCAAAATAAG ATTTGCAGATGATGTGATCGAAGCATCGGACGGTAGTCTATATTTTAGTGTTGCATCCACTGAGTTTGGAATCCATAATTGGTATCTAGATGTGCTTGAGGCAAAACCTCATGGTCAACTGCTCAAGTACGACCCATCATCAGGAAAAACTTCAGTCATACTTGATGATTTGGGCTTTGCTAATGGTGTTGCTCTCTCAAAGGACCAAGATTATCTGGTGATCTGTGAAACATGGAA ATTTAGGTGTCTTAAGTACTGGCTCAAGGGAGAGAACAAAGGAAAAACAGACATCTTTATTAAAGACCTTCCTGGTGGACCTGACAACATTAATCTTGCTCCGGACGGGTCTTTTTGGATCGCTTTACTTCAT CTGAGTACTGAAGGGCTGGAGTTTCTCCACAAGTCCAAGACACTGAAGAAATTCATAGCAACATTTCCAAAACTAGTGGAGCAAGTAAAAGGCCTGGAACGGAAAGCGACAGTGGTGAATGTGGCAGCTGATGGAAAGATTACGAAGAAATTGGATGATTGTGATGGAAAGGTGATGAAGTTTGTTACAACAGCTATTGAGTTCGAGGATCATCTTTACTTGGGAAGTCTCAGTTCCAACTTCATTGGGAAGTTTCCACTCAAAATTGCTTAG
- the LOC133797289 gene encoding uncharacterized protein LOC133797289 produces the protein MSSMLSGYKQMAITGSESHAPTSTSNASKGALQLEVECVKCHSCGFTEECTPAYISRVRDRYQGRWICGLCVEAVKDEVLRSDRLITTEEALNRHITFCKKFRSSNPPQKETEHPIFAMGKILRRSLDSPRALRSNSSGSLETVKRVSTPSLVRSGSCFSSLSN, from the coding sequence atgagctcAATGTTGTCCGGTTACAAACAAATGGCCATTACTGGTTCAGAGTCTCACGCACCCACAAGCACAAGCAACGCAAGCAAAGGAGCCCTTCAACTCGAGGTGGAGTGCGTAAAATGCCACTCTTGCGGGTTCACGGAGGAGTGTACTCCCGCGTACATCTCACGCGTCCGCGACCGCTACCAGGGCCGTTGGATATGCGGGCTCTGCGTCGAGGCGGTCAAAGACGAGGTCCTCAGGTCCGATAGGCTCATCACCACCGAAGAAGCTCTCAACCGCCACATAACTTTCTGTAAAAAGTTCCGATCCTCAAACCCTCCGCAAAAAGAAACAGAGCACCCAATCTTCGCCATGGGAAAAATTCTCCGCCGGAGCTTGGACTCGCCCAGAGCGCTTCGTTCCAATTCAAGTGGCTCTCTCGAAACTGTCAAAAGGGTTTCAACGCCTTCTCTGGTTCGTTCTGGTAGTTGCTTCTCTTCTCTATCTAACTGA
- the LOC133797293 gene encoding aldehyde dehydrogenase family 7 member A1, which yields MGFEKKEYEFLKEIGLGSENLGGYVNGKWKASGPLSSTVNPSNNQKIAQVKEVSLEDYEEGLRACSEAAKTWMSMPAPKRGEIVRQIGDAFRAKLDHLGRLVSLEMGKILPEGIGEVQEVIDMCDYAVGLSRQLNGSIIPSERPNHMMFEMWNPLGIVGVITAFNFPCAVLGWNACIALVCGNCVVWKGAPTTPLVTIAVTKLVAEVLEKNNLPGAIFTSFCGGAEIGQAISKDTRIPLVSFTGSSKVGLMVQQTVSERFGKCLLELSGNNAIVVMDDADIGLAVRSILFAAVGTAGQRCTTCRRLFLHELVYQSVLDQLVGVYKQVKVGDPLEKGTLVGPLHTQGSRENYVKGISTIKSQGGKILTGGSIIESDGNFVEPTIVEISSSASVVKEELFAPVLYVMKVKSLEEAIELNNSVPQGLSSSIFTSRPEAIFKWIGPRGSDCGIVNVNIPTNGAEIGGAFGGEKATGGGREAGSDSWKQYMRRSTCTINYGSELPLAQGINFG from the exons ATGGGTTTCGAGAAAAAAGAGTACGAGTTTCTGAAGGAGATCGGTTTGGGATCAGAAAATCTTGGTGGGTATGTTAATGGCAAGTGGAAAGCAAGCGGACCATTGAGCTCAACTGTCAACCCTTCTAACAACCAG AAAATTGCTCAAGTCAAGGAAGTTTCTCTAGAAGATTACGAGGAGGGACTGCGTGCATGTAGTGAAGCAGCCAAGACATGGATGAGT ATGCCTGCACCAAAGAGAGGTGAGATTGTGAGACAGATAGGAGACGCGTTTAGAGCCAAATTGGATCATCTGGGTCGGCTTGTGTCGCTTGAAATGGGAAAAATACTACCTGAAGGAATTGGGGAGGTTCAG gaaGTCATTGATATGTGTGACTATGCTGTTGGTCTGAGTCGACAGCTGAATGGATCTATAATCCCTTCAGAAC GTCCGAATCATATGATGTTTGAG ATGTGGAATCCACTGGGAATAGTTGGGGTGATCACTGCTTTCAATTTCCCATGTGCTGTTCTTG GATGGAATGCTTGCATCGCCTTAGTATGTGGAAATTGTGTTGTGTG GAAGGGTGCACCTACAACTCCATTGGTGACTATTGCTGTCACAAAGCTTGTGGCTGAGGTTCTTGAGAAAAACAACTTGCCAGGTGCAATATTCACCTCATTTTGTGGAGGCGCAGAAATTGGTCAAGCAATATCCAAAGATACTAGAATACCTCTAGTTTCATTCACTGGAAGCTCAAAG GTGGGGTTGATGGTGCAACAAACTGTTAGTGAAAGGTTCGGTAAATGCTTGCTTGAACTGAGTGGAAACAATGCCATAGTTGTTATGGATGATGCCGACATTGGACTGGCTGTGCGTTCTATTTTGTTTGCAGCTGTTGGTACTGCTGGTCAGCGCTGCACAACGTGTCGTAGATTG TTTCTTCATGAACTTGTATATCAAAGTGTATTAGATCAACTAGTTGGAGTTTACAAACAAGTGAAAGTTGGAGATCCTTTGGAGAAAGGAACCCTTGTCGGTCCATTACACACTCAAGGTTCAAGGGAGAATTATGTGAAGGGGATTTCAACCATAAAATCTCAG GGAGGGAAAATCCTGACTGGTGGATCAATTATAGAGTCAGATGGCAATTTCGTAGAACCAACAATTGTTGAGATTTCATCTAGTGCTTCTGTAGTGAAAGAAGAATTATTCGCTCCAGTTCTATATGTTATGAAAGTTAAG TCCTTGGAAGAAGCAATTGAATTAAACAATTCTGTGCCGCAAGGACTGAGTAGTTCAATCTTCACTAGCAGGCCAGAAGCTATCTTTAAATGGATTGG GCCTCGTGGCAGTGATTGTGGCATAGTGAACGTAAACATCCCAACTAATGGAGCTGAGATAGGCGGTGCCTTTGGTGGAGAGAAGGCAACTGGTGGCGGCCGAGAAGCAGGGAGTGACTCTTGGAAGCAATACATGCGACGCTCAACTTG CACAATCAATTATGGAAGTGAACTACCGCTGGCTCAAGGCATAAATTTTGGCTAG